The following coding sequences are from one Bacteroidota bacterium window:
- a CDS encoding YceI family protein: protein MIRKMTFGLIAAAAIGAFAFTTPKASSVNYSIDTKASTATWLAKKVTGQHEGGVAISKGNIVSDGKNITGGTFEIDMTSITCTDLTDKEYNGKLIGHLKSDDFFSIEKNPTAKFELTKATLKSGNDYTVTGKLTIKGITNEITFPAMIKMDAKTFVTVAKIMVNRTKYDIKYGSASFFEGIGDKAINDEFELNINVVASAK, encoded by the coding sequence ATGATTAGAAAAATGACATTTGGCTTAATTGCAGCAGCTGCAATCGGAGCATTTGCTTTTACAACTCCAAAAGCATCCAGCGTAAATTATTCAATTGACACCAAAGCAAGTACTGCTACTTGGTTGGCTAAAAAAGTAACCGGACAACACGAAGGTGGTGTTGCCATCTCTAAAGGAAACATTGTTTCTGACGGAAAAAACATCACTGGTGGTACATTTGAAATTGACATGACCAGCATTACTTGTACTGATTTAACAGACAAAGAATACAACGGTAAATTAATCGGGCATTTGAAGTCAGATGATTTTTTCAGCATTGAAAAAAATCCAACTGCTAAATTTGAATTGACAAAAGCAACCTTAAAATCAGGTAATGATTATACTGTTACCGGTAAATTAACCATCAAAGGAATTACAAACGAAATTACTTTCCCTGCGATGATTAAAATGGATGCTAAAACATTTGTTACTGTTGCTAAAATTATGGTAAACCGTACCAAATATGATATTAAATATGGTTCAGCAAGTTTCTTCGAAGGAATTGGCGACAAAGCTATCAACGATGAGTTTGAATTAAACATCAACGTTGTTGCTTCTGCGAAATAG
- a CDS encoding DUF1761 domain-containing protein — protein sequence MKINFLYVFLAALVPMILGFIWYNPKVLGKVWMEAAGITEDKTKGGNMAVIFGVSLVLSFLLAMSLMPITIHQMGVFSTLATPDTMADPINSEGAKYFKDFMMKHGSNFRTFKHGMFHGILAGLFLVLPVMGTNALFERKGFKYIAVNCGYWILCLGIMGGVICQWGLSY from the coding sequence ATAAAAATTAATTTTTTGTATGTTTTTTTAGCAGCACTTGTCCCGATGATACTCGGCTTTATTTGGTATAATCCGAAAGTATTAGGAAAAGTATGGATGGAAGCTGCTGGTATTACTGAAGACAAAACGAAGGGCGGCAACATGGCTGTCATCTTCGGAGTGTCATTAGTACTTAGTTTTTTATTGGCAATGTCGCTTATGCCAATCACCATTCACCAAATGGGCGTATTCTCAACCCTTGCAACTCCGGATACCATGGCTGATCCTATCAACTCGGAAGGAGCAAAATATTTCAAAGACTTTATGATGAAGCATGGAAGTAATTTCCGCACCTTCAAACATGGAATGTTTCATGGAATTTTGGCGGGATTATTCCTTGTTTTGCCGGTAATGGGAACCAATGCACTTTTTGAACGAAAAGGATTTAAATACATCGCGGTAAATTGCGGCTACTGGATACTATGTCTTGGTATTATGGGTGGTGTTATTTGTCAGTGGGGACTTAGTTATTAA
- a CDS encoding T9SS type A sorting domain-containing protein: protein MHYDCLLDVYYMDNVSDWYSFESADYFNECIIPDSISVSVYDVPKNDFGYQYAKTGNAYAGISPFSFYNYREFIFAQLTNTLEEDRNYCVRLSVSLSDSSTWAVNKIGAYFSKDTLSPHPFVSIPTPPFNVFTYYIPQVESDVMMADTSGWVLISGVFKAQGDENHITIGNFRDDNFTDTFRIQNKFNNDYYSYYYIDDISVYEEPQYSLGADIILGVGDSTQLGLIGRPDITYSWSPVAGLSNPNVLNPIASPIATTTYTLTVIDTNQLACTNFFADTITVFVKDFNSDDILLYPNPSNGNFILEYFLKENEVGQLNVYDLLGKLIKRNELQSLTKNHSIELINLSSGVYLYEIVVNDKLVKTQKLTIIK, encoded by the coding sequence ATGCATTATGATTGTCTTTTGGATGTTTATTATATGGACAATGTTTCAGATTGGTATTCTTTCGAATCTGCTGATTATTTTAATGAATGTATTATTCCTGATTCAATTTCTGTTAGTGTTTATGATGTGCCTAAAAATGATTTTGGTTATCAATATGCAAAAACAGGAAATGCATATGCAGGTATTAGTCCGTTCTCATTTTATAATTATCGAGAATTTATTTTTGCTCAGTTAACAAATACCTTAGAGGAGGATAGAAATTATTGTGTCCGTTTGAGTGTATCCTTATCTGATAGTTCTACATGGGCTGTAAATAAAATAGGAGCATATTTTTCTAAGGACACTTTATCTCCTCATCCTTTTGTTTCAATTCCAACTCCTCCTTTCAATGTGTTTACATATTATATTCCGCAAGTAGAATCAGATGTTATGATGGCCGACACATCTGGTTGGGTGTTAATTAGTGGAGTATTTAAAGCGCAAGGAGATGAAAACCATATTACGATTGGAAATTTTAGAGATGATAATTTTACTGATACTTTTAGAATTCAGAACAAATTTAATAATGATTATTATTCTTACTATTATATTGATGATATAAGTGTATACGAAGAACCACAATATTCTTTAGGTGCGGATATAATATTGGGTGTCGGAGATTCAACTCAACTTGGATTGATTGGTCGGCCGGATATCACTTATAGTTGGTCCCCCGTTGCTGGTTTGAGTAATCCGAATGTCTTAAATCCAATTGCCTCACCCATCGCAACAACTACCTATACCTTAACCGTAATTGATACCAATCAATTAGCATGTACCAATTTCTTTGCTGATACAATTACTGTTTTTGTAAAAGACTTCAATTCTGATGATATTTTACTTTATCCAAATCCTAGTAATGGAAATTTTATACTCGAATACTTTTTGAAAGAAAATGAAGTGGGACAATTAAATGTGTATGATTTATTAGGTAAATTAATTAAAAGAAATGAATTGCAAAGTTTAACAAAGAATCATTCAATTGAATTAATCAATCTTTCTTCAGGAGTCTATTTGTATGAAATAGTGGTAAATGACAAACTCGTAAAAACACAAAAACTTACCATTATTAAATAG
- a CDS encoding T9SS type A sorting domain-containing protein, translating into MIFKLKILFFFLVIFVTKNYAQNLVPVPQFEKTDTVICAPPPTITGIIIDVPPWFEYYSADYYNVCDTSNYWGVPQNIIGYQEAHSARGYIGLYAYYQTVFSREYIEVQLASPLVSAQTYYVQFFVSLGDTMQYAIENIGALFTDTLFDPYPSSVWTPGIPQVENAAGNMLNDKNNWVAVNGAFVANGGEQYITIGNFRDDASTVKQYFGGTTINTLGAYYYIDDVYVGTTPPPVSVHENEQDIHNIKLYPNPNNGVMTLECNLLDTENGKLTIYDITGKLIRTYTLANGTKKVTVDAQSLEAGIYLYDIIVNGKKIRTNKLTIIK; encoded by the coding sequence ATGATTTTCAAACTGAAAATATTGTTTTTCTTTTTAGTAATTTTTGTAACTAAAAATTATGCGCAAAACCTTGTACCTGTGCCTCAATTTGAAAAAACGGATACGGTTATTTGTGCCCCCCCCCCTACTATTACAGGTATTATAATTGATGTTCCACCTTGGTTTGAGTATTATTCAGCGGATTATTATAATGTCTGTGACACTTCAAATTATTGGGGAGTTCCTCAAAATATAATTGGTTATCAAGAGGCTCATTCAGCTAGAGGATATATTGGTCTGTATGCATATTATCAAACGGTATTCTCAAGAGAGTATATTGAAGTACAATTGGCAAGTCCTCTTGTTTCTGCACAAACATATTATGTTCAATTTTTTGTAAGCCTAGGTGATACAATGCAATATGCAATTGAAAATATTGGAGCTTTATTTACGGATACACTGTTTGATCCATATCCTTCTAGTGTTTGGACTCCTGGAATTCCTCAAGTAGAAAACGCAGCTGGAAATATGTTAAATGATAAAAATAATTGGGTCGCGGTGAATGGTGCTTTTGTTGCTAATGGGGGTGAACAATATATTACAATCGGAAATTTTAGAGATGATGCAAGTACAGTAAAACAATATTTTGGTGGAACTACGATAAATACGTTAGGTGCCTATTACTACATTGATGATGTTTATGTAGGAACAACTCCGCCACCTGTTAGTGTTCATGAAAATGAACAGGACATACACAACATAAAACTATATCCAAATCCGAATAATGGTGTCATGACACTTGAATGCAATTTACTTGATACGGAAAATGGAAAATTAACAATATACGATATTACCGGAAAGTTGATTCGCACATATACTTTAGCTAATGGTACAAAAAAAGTAACTGTCGATGCACAATCGCTCGAGGCAGGAATCTACTTGTATGATATTATTGTTAATGGTAAGAAGATTAGAACCAATAAATTGACGATTATAAAATAG
- the secA gene encoding preprotein translocase subunit SecA: MLDIFTKSISKFFGTKSDRDLKEIQPIVDKILVEYAKLGTLTNDQLRGKTIEFKKRIADHSAKENGQIADIRKKIEDNPELEVEEKEKLYEEIDELEKTIVKNNKDILDEILPEAFAVVKETAKRLKENPTLEVTATDMDRNFAAKRDSVVIKGDKAFWSNTWKAAGNDVTWDMVHYDVQLIGGIVLHQGKISEMGTGEGKTLVGTLPVYLNALTGLGVHVVTVNNYLAKRDSEWNGPLFEFHGLTVDCIDKHEPNSPERRQAYLADITFGTNNEFGFDYLRDNMSRVPEDLVQRKHNYAIVDEVDSVLIDDARTPLIISGPTPKGDNQEFAPLKPRIEKIVNAQKTYVNTALTDAKKLLSEGKEKEGGVALLRAYRGLPKNKALIKFLSEPGIRQQLQKTENFYLQDQSRDMHKVDAELFFVIDEKNNSIELTEKGLELISTSSEDAKFFVLPDVGSEIAALEKSSASLEEKAQRKEELIRDYSIKSERVHTINQLLKAYTLFEIDVEYVIMDGKIKIVDEQTGRIMEGRRYSDGLHQAIEAKENVKVEAATQTYATVTLQNYFRMYSKLSGMTGTAETEAGEFWDIYKLDVVAIPTNRPIARKDHEDLVFKTKREKYNAVIEEVGKCVEQGRPVLVGTTSVEISELLSRMLKLRGIKHNVLNAKMHQREAEIVQEAGQAGTVTIATNMAGRGTDIKLGVGVKEAGGLAIIGTERHESRRVDRQLRGRAGRQGDPGSSQFFASLEDDLMRLFGSERIAKLMDRMGIKEGEVIQHSMITKSIERAQKKVEENNFGTRKRLIEYDDVMNSQREVIYKKRRHALFGERLAIDIANSIYDTCESIVGEYHEVKDFDGFNVEVLRVLSIESPVDEVGFAELKTPQLVEALYEKAEAHYNAKNAHIKTKSFPVIKDVFENQAATYENIVTPLSDGIKTLQVVVNLKRAYETKGGELVLGLEKGTALSMIDDSWKEHLREMDELKQSVQNAVYEQKDPLLIYKFESFQLFKQMVTDVNKEIVSFLMRANLPNEVQNSVQQSRVQAPQRQQQTQTTRTEVGTSNNNQEEEQPKVKSQPVRVEQKIGRNDPCPCGSGKKYKACHGQ, translated from the coding sequence ATGTTAGATATTTTTACAAAAAGCATTTCTAAATTTTTCGGAACCAAATCCGATAGAGATTTAAAAGAAATACAACCCATTGTTGACAAGATATTAGTTGAATACGCAAAATTGGGTACGCTTACCAACGACCAATTGCGCGGTAAAACCATCGAATTCAAAAAACGCATTGCCGACCATTCTGCAAAAGAAAACGGACAAATTGCTGATATCCGCAAAAAAATCGAGGATAACCCCGAGTTGGAAGTAGAAGAGAAAGAAAAATTATACGAGGAGATTGATGAACTCGAAAAAACAATCGTAAAAAATAACAAAGATATTTTAGATGAAATTCTTCCGGAAGCGTTTGCTGTTGTGAAAGAAACAGCAAAACGACTCAAGGAAAATCCAACACTGGAAGTAACCGCTACAGATATGGATCGCAACTTTGCTGCGAAACGTGACTCGGTTGTTATCAAAGGTGATAAAGCATTTTGGTCCAACACCTGGAAAGCGGCTGGAAATGATGTGACCTGGGACATGGTGCATTACGATGTACAGCTGATTGGTGGTATTGTTTTGCATCAAGGAAAAATTTCAGAGATGGGAACAGGGGAAGGTAAAACGTTGGTGGGTACACTTCCTGTTTATCTGAACGCACTTACCGGTTTAGGTGTTCACGTGGTAACCGTAAACAACTACCTCGCAAAACGAGATTCTGAATGGAATGGTCCGCTTTTCGAATTCCACGGATTAACAGTGGACTGTATCGATAAACACGAACCGAATTCCCCTGAACGCAGACAAGCCTATTTAGCAGATATTACTTTCGGAACCAACAACGAATTTGGTTTTGATTATTTACGTGATAACATGTCGCGTGTGCCGGAAGACTTGGTACAACGTAAACACAATTACGCCATCGTGGATGAGGTGGATAGTGTATTGATTGATGATGCGCGTACTCCTTTAATTATTTCCGGACCAACACCAAAAGGCGATAACCAGGAATTTGCTCCGCTGAAACCACGTATCGAAAAAATTGTTAACGCTCAAAAAACATACGTAAACACGGCACTTACCGATGCTAAAAAATTATTGTCGGAAGGAAAAGAAAAAGAAGGTGGCGTTGCCTTGCTACGCGCCTACAGAGGTTTGCCGAAAAACAAAGCTTTGATTAAATTTTTGTCGGAGCCCGGCATCAGACAACAATTACAAAAAACAGAAAATTTTTATTTACAAGATCAATCCCGCGATATGCACAAAGTGGATGCGGAATTGTTTTTTGTGATTGACGAAAAAAATAACTCCATCGAATTAACTGAAAAAGGATTGGAATTGATTTCTACTTCTTCAGAAGATGCAAAATTCTTTGTATTGCCCGATGTAGGAAGTGAAATTGCTGCGTTAGAAAAATCATCTGCTTCGTTGGAAGAAAAAGCACAACGTAAAGAAGAATTAATCCGCGACTATTCCATTAAATCGGAACGTGTACACACCATCAACCAATTGTTAAAAGCATATACCCTTTTCGAAATTGATGTGGAGTATGTGATCATGGATGGTAAAATTAAAATCGTAGATGAACAAACCGGTCGTATTATGGAAGGCCGTAGATATTCTGACGGTTTGCACCAAGCGATTGAAGCAAAAGAAAATGTAAAAGTAGAAGCTGCAACTCAAACCTATGCAACGGTGACGTTACAAAACTATTTCCGTATGTACTCTAAATTGTCAGGTATGACGGGTACTGCAGAAACAGAAGCAGGTGAGTTTTGGGATATTTATAAATTGGATGTGGTTGCAATTCCAACAAACAGACCGATTGCACGTAAAGATCACGAAGATTTAGTTTTTAAAACGAAACGTGAAAAATACAATGCCGTAATCGAAGAAGTTGGAAAATGTGTAGAACAAGGCCGACCGGTATTGGTGGGAACAACCTCTGTTGAGATTTCTGAATTGTTAAGCCGTATGTTGAAATTGCGTGGCATCAAACACAATGTGTTAAATGCGAAAATGCACCAACGTGAAGCGGAAATTGTTCAGGAAGCCGGACAAGCAGGAACGGTTACCATTGCAACCAACATGGCGGGTCGTGGTACAGATATTAAATTAGGTGTAGGAGTAAAAGAAGCAGGTGGTTTGGCAATCATTGGTACCGAGCGTCATGAATCCAGACGTGTAGATCGTCAGTTGCGTGGTCGTGCCGGTCGTCAAGGGGATCCCGGATCATCACAATTTTTTGCTTCTTTGGAAGATGACTTGATGCGTTTGTTCGGTTCCGAACGAATTGCAAAATTGATGGATAGAATGGGAATCAAAGAAGGGGAAGTGATTCAACATTCCATGATTACCAAATCCATTGAACGTGCACAAAAGAAAGTAGAAGAAAATAACTTCGGTACACGTAAACGTTTAATTGAATATGACGATGTGATGAACTCACAACGTGAAGTAATTTACAAAAAACGTAGACATGCCTTGTTTGGCGAACGTTTGGCAATTGATATCGCCAACTCCATTTACGATACCTGCGAATCGATTGTTGGTGAATACCACGAAGTAAAAGATTTTGACGGATTCAATGTAGAGGTGTTGCGTGTATTATCGATTGAATCACCGGTGGATGAAGTTGGATTTGCAGAATTAAAAACACCACAATTGGTTGAAGCATTGTACGAAAAAGCGGAAGCACATTACAATGCAAAAAATGCGCACATCAAAACAAAATCGTTCCCGGTTATCAAAGATGTTTTTGAAAACCAAGCAGCAACTTACGAAAACATTGTTACTCCATTGAGTGATGGAATAAAAACATTGCAAGTGGTGGTGAACTTAAAACGTGCCTATGAAACAAAAGGTGGCGAATTGGTTTTAGGTTTGGAAAAAGGAACAGCCTTGTCGATGATTGACGATTCATGGAAAGAGCATTTACGCGAAATGGATGAATTAAAACAGTCGGTGCAAAATGCGGTATACGAACAAAAAGATCCATTATTGATTTACAAGTTTGAATCGTTCCAATTGTTTAAGCAAATGGTAACGGATGTAAACAAAGAGATTGTTTCGTTCTTGATGCGTGCGAATTTACCGAACGAAGTTCAGAACAGTGTTCAGCAATCACGTGTGCAAGCACCGCAACGTCAGCAACAAACACAAACTACCCGAACAGAAGTAGGAACAAGTAACAACAATCAAGAGGAAGAACAACCGAAAGTGAAATCACAACCGGTACGTGTCGAACAAAAGATTGGAAGAAATGACCCTTGTCCTTGTGGTAGTGGTAAAAAATATAAAGCTTGTCACGGACAATAA
- a CDS encoding DUF2795 domain-containing protein, with protein MYWTLELAKNLEDAPWPASKDELIDFAIRSGAPMEVIENLQEIEDEGEIYESIEEIWPDYPTKEDFFFNEDEY; from the coding sequence ATGTACTGGACACTCGAATTAGCAAAAAACCTGGAAGATGCGCCTTGGCCGGCATCTAAAGATGAATTAATTGACTTTGCAATCCGCTCCGGAGCACCCATGGAAGTGATTGAAAATCTTCAAGAAATTGAAGACGAAGGAGAGATTTATGAATCCATCGAAGAAATTTGGCCGGATTATCCTACAAAAGAAGATTTCTTCTTCAACGAAGATGAATATTAG
- a CDS encoding cob(I)yrinic acid a,c-diamide adenosyltransferase — MTFKIYTKTGDKGQTSLIGGTRVPKHHLRIESYGTVDELNSYIGLIRDQQIDEHSKLILIEIQDRLFTIGASLASDPEKSKMKIPDLKESDIELLEKEMDEMDKSLPEMKSFVLPGGHTTVSYCHLARCVCRRAERITIHLSEDDFVSELVIKYLNRLSDYLFVLSRKLSHDLNAKEIPWKPRM, encoded by the coding sequence ATGACATTCAAGATCTATACAAAAACCGGTGATAAAGGTCAAACTTCGTTGATTGGTGGAACACGTGTTCCGAAACATCATCTTCGTATCGAATCGTATGGAACGGTGGATGAATTAAATTCCTACATCGGATTAATTCGCGACCAACAAATTGATGAACATTCGAAACTTATTTTAATCGAAATTCAAGATCGATTATTTACCATTGGCGCATCCCTTGCTTCTGATCCTGAAAAATCAAAAATGAAAATTCCTGATTTAAAAGAATCAGATATCGAATTACTCGAAAAGGAAATGGATGAAATGGATAAATCCTTGCCCGAAATGAAATCGTTTGTTTTGCCGGGCGGACATACCACTGTTTCTTATTGCCACCTTGCACGCTGTGTTTGTCGTAGAGCCGAACGAATCACCATCCACCTTTCAGAAGATGATTTTGTTTCAGAATTGGTTATCAAATACCTGAACCGGTTAAGCGACTATTTATTTGTGTTGTCGCGAAAACTATCACACGATCTGAATGCTAAGGAAATTCCTTGGAAACCGAGAATGTAA
- a CDS encoding ABC transporter ATP-binding protein translates to MIKLSNIAKAYKIGTEEIHALRSVSLEIFKNEYVALMGPSGSGKSTLMNILGCLDSPSSGEYILNNLAVAKMLDNDLAEVRNKEIGFVFQSFNLLPRSTALDNVILPLIYAGYSKADRIKRGKEVLEQVGLGDRIMHKPNELSGGQRQRVAIARALVNNPAIILADEPTGNLDSKTSVEIMGLFEEIHKNGNTIILVTHEEDIAQHAHRIVRLKDGVVERDYKNENITIVSNRITA, encoded by the coding sequence ATAATCAAACTTTCAAACATTGCCAAAGCCTATAAAATTGGCACAGAAGAAATTCATGCCTTGCGTTCGGTATCGTTGGAAATTTTCAAAAACGAGTACGTTGCATTGATGGGGCCTTCCGGAAGTGGGAAATCTACCTTGATGAATATTTTAGGTTGTTTGGATAGTCCTTCCAGTGGTGAATACATTTTAAATAATCTTGCGGTTGCAAAAATGTTGGACAATGATTTGGCAGAAGTACGCAACAAAGAAATTGGTTTTGTATTTCAATCGTTTAATTTATTGCCACGTTCAACTGCATTGGACAATGTGATTCTTCCCTTGATTTATGCAGGTTACAGCAAAGCCGATCGAATCAAACGCGGAAAAGAAGTGTTGGAACAAGTAGGGTTGGGTGATCGGATTATGCACAAACCAAATGAACTTTCTGGTGGACAACGTCAGCGTGTTGCCATTGCCAGAGCATTGGTTAATAATCCTGCAATCATATTGGCGGATGAGCCAACTGGAAATTTGGATTCGAAAACATCGGTCGAAATTATGGGACTGTTTGAAGAGATTCATAAAAACGGAAACACCATTATTTTAGTAACACACGAAGAAGATATTGCACAACATGCGCATCGCATTGTTCGTTTAAAAGATGGAGTAGTGGAGCGCGATTATAAAAATGAAAACATTACGATTGTAAGTAATCGAATTACTGCCTAA
- a CDS encoding class I SAM-dependent methyltransferase, translating to MKRLGFILNYLIYRFKSVNEHGVHSPFVFELLLSTIYNKKKFYAYLPIEKLRGSLSLSRQEITCIDLGAGSAVNNNTTKSVSTILHAAAKSPKYSQLLFRLINQFQPETILELGTSLGISTAYMASANSKSQLITIEGCKEVATVAKKNFKELELKNIEQVVGNFDDVLPDVLKNIPQLDFVFFDGNHRKQPTLNYFKQCLEKANEQSVFVFDDINWSDEMKEAWQEIKNHERVSVTIDLFFMGIVFFRKEQVKEHFVITF from the coding sequence GTGAAAAGGCTGGGCTTTATTCTTAACTATCTGATTTACAGGTTTAAATCTGTAAACGAACACGGTGTACATTCTCCTTTTGTATTCGAATTGCTCCTCAGCACCATCTATAACAAGAAAAAATTCTATGCCTACCTTCCAATCGAAAAGTTGAGAGGAAGCCTCTCTCTGTCGCGTCAAGAAATTACCTGCATCGACTTAGGTGCCGGCTCTGCCGTAAATAACAATACAACCAAATCGGTGTCAACCATTTTGCATGCTGCTGCTAAATCGCCCAAATACAGTCAACTTTTATTCCGCCTCATCAATCAGTTTCAGCCGGAAACAATTCTTGAATTGGGCACATCTTTGGGAATAAGCACAGCGTACATGGCTTCGGCAAATTCAAAATCGCAGCTTATTACCATCGAAGGTTGCAAAGAGGTGGCTACCGTTGCCAAGAAAAATTTTAAGGAACTCGAACTGAAAAATATCGAACAAGTGGTTGGAAATTTTGATGATGTTTTACCCGATGTCTTGAAAAATATCCCTCAACTCGATTTTGTCTTTTTTGATGGAAACCATCGCAAACAGCCTACCCTCAATTATTTTAAGCAATGTTTGGAAAAGGCCAATGAGCAGTCGGTATTCGTTTTTGACGACATCAATTGGTCAGATGAAATGAAAGAAGCTTGGCAAGAAATCAAAAATCATGAAAGAGTATCTGTCACCATCGATTTGTTTTTTATGGGAATTGTTTTCTTCCGGAAAGAACAAGTGAAGGAACATTTTGTTATCACCTTTTAA
- a CDS encoding PorT family protein has translation MAQEEKTNRFAFGIDAGTTVCRIYTKVKPGFTLENGPDKNQQPKLGFYAGAVATFKIKKRLKLISSISYLQNTYSYEQPNGFYLKPDSSYAAMHTKAKEVMNSLLLLSDARYHFSTNTSSFFLQAGGAAGYYTGSKQHYASYLDEDESLLNEKEIKGRYSTFNSWNYYLRIGSGYSLKLSKSLVATLQLNGNFALRNILSDKVAFNANHKIHFIQTGLQITYIL, from the coding sequence ATGGCACAAGAAGAAAAAACAAATCGATTTGCTTTTGGTATAGATGCTGGAACAACAGTTTGTCGTATCTACACCAAAGTAAAACCAGGTTTTACGCTCGAAAATGGGCCAGATAAAAACCAACAACCTAAACTAGGTTTTTATGCAGGTGCGGTTGCTACTTTCAAAATTAAAAAAAGGCTAAAACTTATTTCAAGCATTAGCTACTTGCAAAACACTTATAGCTATGAGCAACCAAACGGTTTTTATTTAAAACCAGATAGCTCCTACGCAGCTATGCATACTAAAGCTAAAGAAGTAATGAACAGTTTACTTTTACTTTCAGACGCACGTTACCACTTTAGTACCAATACATCCTCCTTCTTTTTACAAGCTGGCGGGGCTGCCGGGTATTATACAGGAAGTAAACAACACTATGCTTCATACCTAGATGAAGATGAAAGCTTACTTAACGAAAAGGAAATTAAAGGCCGCTACTCCACTTTTAATAGCTGGAATTACTACTTGCGTATAGGAAGCGGATATAGCCTAAAACTAAGCAAATCATTGGTTGCAACATTACAACTAAATGGAAATTTTGCTTTACGTAATATTCTTTCAGATAAAGTAGCATTTAATGCCAATCACAAAATTCATTTTATTCAAACAGGTTTACAAATTACTTATATACTTTAA